In one Cyclopterus lumpus isolate fCycLum1 chromosome 24, fCycLum1.pri, whole genome shotgun sequence genomic region, the following are encoded:
- the LOC117727560 gene encoding echinoderm microtubule-associated protein-like 1, giving the protein MEEGDAHMEELVDQGLGMEETAHGLQRRPSLKESYHSDSLLAPDTDFMTDGRSSAASGLDVGDRLTYLEQRMQMQEDEIQLLKMALADVLKRLNISEEHQAAAASTNSRRSSGSKARPVSLALPSRPPMMTSSAASLKKSATLSSSPIARNYSPTPSRSGVRSPPGSVKDSPCKTPQRPPSAASTCRKPPESSKAKEAAASVETRQVTHCKVTMQIYLSPLTRKTGSSEAAKSGPAVPASGGGGPAGAPNRPQVKGGGKPEAKKTTTPSFTLNLQKTTTSQSAPQDASSYKSPLKSPSQYFQICY; this is encoded by the exons ATGGAGGAGGGAGACGCACACatggaggagctggtggaccAGGGCCTGGGGATGGAGGAGACGGCCCACGGCCTGCAGAGGAGGCCCTCGCTGAAGGAGAGCTACCACAGCGACTCCCTGCTGGCGCCCGACACCGACTTCATGACAG acGGCCGCAGCTCGGCGGCCAGCGGCCTGGACGTGGGCGACCGGCTGACCTACCTGGAGCAGAGGATGCAGATGCAGGAAGACGAGATCCAGCTGTTGAAGATGGCTCTGGCCGACGTCCTCAAGAGGTTGAACATCTCCGAGGAGCACCAGGCGGCTGCTGCCTCCACTAACAGCCGGAGGTCATCGGGCTCTAAAG CCAGGCCGGTGTCTCTCGCTCTGCCCTCCAGACCGCCCATGATGACCTCCAGCGCCGCCTCCCTGAAGAAAAGCGCCACGCTGTCCTCCAGCCCCATAGCCAGGAACTACAGCCCAACACCATCACGCAG tgGCGTGAGGAGCCCACCAGGTAGTGTGAAGGACAGTCCATGCAAGACCCCTCAGCGACCCccctctgcagcctccaccTGCAGGAAGCCTCCGGAAAG CAGCAAGGCCAAGGAGGCTGCAGCGAGTGTCG AGACGAGACAGGTGACGCACTGCAAAG TGACTATGCAGATCTATCTGAGCCCCCTCACAAGAAAGACTGGGTCTTCTGAGGCCGCCAAATCCGGGCCGGCGGTGCCGgcgagcggcggcggcgggccCGCGGGCGCGCCGAACCGCCCTCAGGTGAAGGGGGGCGGCAAGCCCGAGGCCAAGAAGACCACCACCCCGTCCTTCACCTTGAACCTGCAGAAAACCACCACCAGCCAGAGCGCGCCGCAGGACGCGTCGAGCTACAAGAGCCCCCTCAAGTCGCCCAGCCAGTACTTCCAGATCTGTTACTGA